One window of the Corynebacterium glutamicum ATCC 13032 genome contains the following:
- the tilS gene encoding tRNA lysidine(34) synthetase TilS: MASLIGNLELPRVSPNFLELRKAVRPYLKEHVHIGLSGGPDSLALVAAVLAEKSQVTAICIDHNLQTGSAEVTHNAAAMARHMGAQAIVKSIEVAPGEGMEAAAREARYAAFAQLTDEIWVAHTMDDQAETYLLGGLRGNPAGMKDASRRPELSIIRPLLGARRAHTHGACVELGLKPWHDPQNFDDAFRRVAIRNQVIPLLAQVHGGDPVPGLALAARRAVEDAEVVEGDVEKRRLEWQDGFPVTLAGEPTGLRRRMLADFLRGEGIAVTSRKLDAIDRLLTDWRGQGGVAVGKSDNGRLEVVRQSGKLKITD, from the coding sequence GTGGCATCCCTCATCGGGAATCTTGAGCTGCCTAGGGTAAGCCCTAATTTCTTGGAATTACGCAAGGCGGTGCGCCCTTACCTGAAAGAGCATGTGCACATTGGGTTGTCGGGCGGGCCGGATTCATTGGCGCTGGTGGCTGCTGTGCTCGCGGAGAAATCCCAGGTAACGGCGATTTGTATCGATCATAATCTGCAGACCGGTTCTGCTGAAGTCACGCACAACGCTGCTGCGATGGCGCGCCACATGGGCGCACAGGCGATCGTGAAGAGCATCGAGGTCGCGCCGGGGGAGGGGATGGAGGCCGCCGCCAGGGAGGCTCGGTACGCGGCTTTTGCGCAGCTCACCGATGAGATTTGGGTGGCGCACACCATGGATGATCAAGCCGAGACCTATCTCCTTGGCGGTTTGCGGGGGAATCCCGCGGGCATGAAAGATGCTTCTCGACGCCCCGAGCTATCCATTATTCGACCCCTTCTGGGGGCTCGGCGTGCGCACACGCACGGGGCGTGCGTGGAGTTGGGGTTGAAACCGTGGCACGATCCGCAAAATTTTGACGATGCCTTTCGGCGGGTAGCCATCCGAAACCAGGTGATTCCTCTTCTTGCGCAGGTGCACGGGGGAGACCCTGTACCTGGTTTGGCACTTGCGGCGCGACGCGCTGTGGAGGATGCCGAAGTGGTGGAGGGCGACGTCGAGAAGCGGCGTTTAGAGTGGCAGGACGGTTTTCCTGTGACGTTGGCCGGGGAACCTACGGGCCTTAGGCGACGCATGTTGGCGGATTTTTTGCGTGGGGAAGGCATCGCTGTGACCTCGAGGAAACTCGACGCCATTGACCGATTGCTCACCGATTGGCGCGGACAGGGTGGCGTAGCCGTGGGTAAAAGCGATAATGGAAGGTTGGAAGTGGTGCGGCAAAGTGGCAAGCTTAAGATCACTGATTGA
- a CDS encoding DUF3180 domain-containing protein, whose amino-acid sequence MQKTSAGWLIATGGFLAAVSAILTWRFYGSMTSISITVSITFWLLAVVCGFAGVKVQGRLDEGLIGQDKSQMNPVTIAYLAMLGRACAWGGAIFGGVYVGIGSYVIPRAGELSAASNDLPGVIACALGGIALSAAGLYLERSCEAPPPQSGEAIS is encoded by the coding sequence ATGCAGAAAACGTCAGCGGGTTGGTTGATCGCAACGGGAGGTTTCCTCGCCGCTGTGTCCGCCATTTTGACGTGGCGTTTTTATGGATCCATGACCTCTATTTCCATCACGGTATCCATCACTTTTTGGTTGTTGGCCGTGGTGTGTGGTTTCGCAGGTGTGAAGGTCCAAGGTCGCCTCGATGAGGGGCTGATCGGCCAGGACAAATCCCAAATGAACCCCGTGACCATTGCCTATCTGGCCATGCTGGGTCGAGCGTGTGCGTGGGGTGGCGCAATTTTCGGCGGCGTTTATGTGGGAATTGGCAGTTATGTAATCCCACGCGCCGGTGAGTTGTCCGCAGCATCGAATGATCTTCCGGGAGTTATTGCCTGTGCGCTGGGCGGAATCGCACTCTCAGCTGCCGGACTTTATTTAGAGCGAAGCTGTGAGGCTCCGCCTCCCCAATCTGGCGAAGCGATCAGCTAG
- a CDS encoding DUF6779 domain-containing protein gives MNQDLSHEDSGDGNSVDRGQILLAVLIGLALIASVIMLLANSDGAMKIALLAALWAAIIGFFLVYRSRKQVEAAAREKETLEYAHQSELNRLEAELVQEKMEISESRRARDQETLEEIKLQLEEMRTQLSELSGREWGYEPTMLRAEARRILELESQQLSQQFQAPQPEVPEPVAVPEPMPEPAPVPEPVPEPEPVEVAVEAEEEPAPGRRRRRHAAPEETGGRRRKDERQGGLSVADLLAAARKKENN, from the coding sequence ATGAATCAAGACCTGTCACACGAGGATTCCGGCGACGGCAATTCTGTCGACCGTGGACAGATTCTGCTAGCAGTACTCATTGGACTTGCCCTGATTGCCAGCGTCATCATGCTGCTGGCCAACAGTGACGGCGCCATGAAAATAGCACTTCTTGCAGCGCTGTGGGCGGCAATCATCGGATTCTTCCTTGTTTATCGGTCCCGCAAACAAGTCGAAGCTGCTGCGCGGGAGAAGGAAACCCTCGAATACGCACACCAATCTGAACTCAACCGACTAGAAGCTGAACTCGTCCAAGAAAAAATGGAGATTTCTGAATCCCGTCGTGCACGCGATCAGGAAACCCTTGAGGAAATCAAACTTCAACTGGAGGAAATGCGCACCCAGCTGTCTGAGCTTTCTGGCCGTGAATGGGGCTATGAGCCAACCATGCTGCGTGCCGAAGCCCGACGAATCCTTGAGTTGGAATCCCAGCAGCTTTCCCAGCAGTTCCAGGCACCGCAGCCAGAAGTCCCGGAGCCTGTTGCAGTTCCAGAGCCAATGCCGGAACCTGCACCGGTGCCGGAACCAGTACCAGAACCTGAGCCAGTTGAAGTTGCTGTCGAAGCTGAGGAAGAACCAGCACCAGGTCGCAGAAGGCGTAGGCACGCAGCTCCCGAAGAAACTGGCGGACGCCGACGCAAAGATGAACGCCAAGGCGGTTTGAGCGTGGCTGATCTTCTGGCAGCAGCAAGGAAAAAGGAAAACAACTAA
- the folB gene encoding dihydroneopterin aldolase — MADRIELKGLECFGHHGVFDFEKEQGQPFIVDVTCWMDFDAAGASDDLSDTVDYGALALLVAEIVEGPSRDLIETVATESADAVMAKFDALHAVEVTIHKPKAPIPRTFADVAVVARRSRKSMAAGRSNA; from the coding sequence ATGGCTGATCGTATTGAACTTAAAGGCCTTGAATGCTTCGGACACCACGGTGTGTTCGACTTTGAAAAAGAGCAAGGCCAGCCCTTCATTGTGGATGTCACCTGCTGGATGGATTTCGATGCCGCAGGTGCCAGCGATGACCTTTCCGACACCGTAGATTACGGCGCGTTGGCATTGTTGGTTGCTGAAATCGTGGAAGGCCCATCCAGGGATTTGATCGAGACGGTGGCCACGGAATCTGCGGATGCTGTGATGGCTAAATTTGATGCGCTTCATGCGGTGGAAGTAACCATCCATAAGCCCAAAGCACCGATCCCACGTACTTTTGCTGACGTCGCGGTGGTTGCCCGACGTTCCAGGAAATCCATGGCTGCTGGAAGGAGCAACGCCTAA
- the folP gene encoding dihydropteroate synthase yields the protein MNVSSLTIPGRCLVMGIVNVTEDSFSDGGKYIDVDQAIAHAKELVAAGADMIDVGGESTRPGAVRVDASVERDRVVPVIKALHDAGIHTSVDTMRASVAQAAAGAGVSMINDVSGGLADPEMFSVMAEAQIPVCLMHWRTLQFGDAAGQADHGGDVVADVHAVLDDLVARATAAGVAENQIVLDPGLGFAKSREDNWRLLQALPEFISGPFPILVGASRKRFLAGVRKDRGLDVTPIDADPATAAVTAVSAHMGAWGVRVHDVPVSRDAVDVAALWRSGGTHHG from the coding sequence ATGAACGTATCCTCTTTGACCATCCCGGGACGCTGTTTGGTCATGGGAATTGTCAATGTCACTGAGGATTCCTTTTCGGACGGTGGCAAGTACATTGACGTTGATCAGGCGATCGCGCATGCCAAGGAATTGGTGGCTGCTGGCGCCGACATGATTGATGTCGGCGGCGAGTCCACCCGGCCTGGGGCAGTGCGCGTCGACGCGTCCGTGGAACGGGACCGGGTTGTGCCGGTCATTAAGGCGCTTCACGACGCCGGCATCCACACTTCCGTAGACACCATGCGGGCCTCCGTGGCGCAGGCTGCCGCGGGCGCTGGCGTCTCCATGATCAACGACGTCTCTGGCGGTTTGGCTGATCCTGAGATGTTTTCTGTCATGGCGGAAGCGCAAATTCCCGTGTGTTTGATGCACTGGCGCACCCTCCAATTCGGTGATGCCGCAGGTCAGGCAGATCACGGTGGAGACGTTGTAGCCGATGTGCACGCAGTGCTTGATGATCTTGTCGCCCGCGCCACCGCTGCTGGTGTGGCCGAAAACCAGATCGTGCTTGATCCAGGTTTGGGTTTTGCCAAATCACGTGAAGACAACTGGCGTTTGCTGCAAGCACTGCCCGAGTTTATTTCTGGACCTTTCCCCATCCTGGTGGGAGCATCCCGGAAGCGATTCCTGGCTGGCGTGCGCAAAGACCGTGGCCTAGATGTCACCCCCATTGATGCCGACCCAGCAACCGCAGCGGTGACCGCAGTGTCTGCACATATGGGAGCATGGGGTGTGCGCGTGCACGATGTCCCAGTATCAAGGGACGCTGTTGATGTTGCCGCATTGTGGCGAAGTGGAGGAACTCACCATGGCTGA
- the ftsH gene encoding ATP-dependent zinc metalloprotease FtsH: MKNKKYLQFGGIAAVILIVLFLVSLFSSDTRNFQEVDTSVAMAQLDAGNVAEAQIDDREQRVRLTLREPITVDEREGVEEILAQYPARTAPAIFEKVEASNTDSYTTNVTQESFLMSMLSFILPMVIIFGLLMFFLTRMQGGGMFGIGGSKAKQLTKDMPTNTFADVAGAEEAVDELHEIKDFLEDPTRYEALGAKIPRGVLLYGPPGTGKTLLARAVAGEAGVPFYSISGSDFVEMFVGVGASRVRDLFKQAKENSPCIIFVDEIDAVGRARGSGMGGGHDEREQTLNQLLVEMDGFGDRQGVILMAATNRPDVLDPALLRPGRFDRQIPVTNPDLRGREQILEVHAKGKPFAPDADIKALAKRTAGMSGADLANVLNEAALLTARVGGNVITADALEEATDRVVGGPRRSGKVISEKEKKVTAYHEGGHTLSAWALEDIERVYKVTILARGRTGGHAMTAQEDDKGMYNRNELFARLVFAMGGRSAEELVFGEPTTGASADIEMATKIARSMVTEYGMSPAVGMVKYGQEQGDPFSGRGGGGNLDHSQEVAATIDTEVQFLLDKAHEVSYSILAEYRDHLDRLAEKLLEKETLRRPDLEALFDDIVPRKVAEVFPDESTRFPRQENREPVKTPVELALERGEEPPKKFSILEASRATRERRRKELEAQGKLPVQPASSAGVAPAAGAAAGSYGTPPPADWSVPGSAGKHRSRAEEQPAEQGFPAQTPAQAPEQSPDSSGGRPNPYATPTASGEHPGMKAYGFGDSELMDQSTGAEHTPGNVSQESPTEMIGFRLPDHERSDYPEKAQKESVLDASETTEMPVVPDQPIDGDSGKSAEGTQENPENEGDNRG; encoded by the coding sequence ATGAAAAACAAGAAATACCTGCAGTTCGGCGGTATCGCAGCCGTAATCCTCATCGTTCTGTTCTTGGTGTCCCTGTTTAGCAGTGACACCAGGAACTTCCAGGAGGTCGATACCTCTGTTGCGATGGCACAGCTTGACGCCGGAAACGTCGCCGAAGCTCAAATCGATGACAGGGAACAGCGCGTCCGACTGACCTTGCGTGAACCCATCACGGTGGATGAACGCGAAGGCGTTGAAGAGATCCTCGCGCAGTACCCAGCTCGTACCGCGCCAGCGATCTTTGAGAAGGTGGAAGCATCCAACACTGATTCCTATACCACCAATGTGACGCAGGAGAGCTTCCTGATGTCCATGCTGAGCTTCATCCTGCCGATGGTGATCATCTTCGGTTTGCTGATGTTCTTCCTCACCCGCATGCAGGGTGGTGGCATGTTTGGCATCGGTGGATCCAAGGCCAAGCAGCTGACCAAGGATATGCCCACCAACACCTTCGCGGATGTTGCTGGCGCTGAAGAAGCAGTGGATGAACTCCATGAGATCAAGGACTTCCTGGAAGACCCCACCCGCTACGAAGCCCTCGGAGCGAAAATCCCTCGTGGTGTGCTGCTTTACGGCCCTCCCGGTACTGGTAAAACCCTGCTGGCTCGTGCCGTAGCTGGTGAGGCTGGCGTGCCGTTCTACTCAATTTCCGGTTCTGACTTTGTGGAAATGTTCGTCGGTGTTGGTGCCTCGCGTGTGCGTGATCTGTTTAAGCAGGCCAAGGAAAACAGTCCCTGCATCATCTTCGTCGATGAGATCGATGCGGTTGGTCGCGCCCGTGGCTCAGGAATGGGTGGCGGACACGATGAGCGTGAACAGACCCTGAACCAGTTGCTCGTTGAGATGGATGGCTTTGGTGATCGTCAAGGCGTCATTCTGATGGCTGCTACCAACCGCCCAGATGTTCTTGACCCAGCGCTGCTGCGTCCTGGCCGTTTCGACCGCCAGATCCCAGTCACCAACCCTGACCTACGCGGCCGTGAACAGATCCTGGAAGTTCACGCCAAGGGTAAGCCTTTCGCACCCGATGCAGATATCAAGGCATTGGCAAAGCGCACCGCCGGCATGTCCGGCGCTGACCTGGCAAACGTGCTTAACGAAGCCGCGCTGCTAACCGCCCGCGTGGGTGGCAACGTGATCACCGCCGACGCTCTGGAAGAAGCAACCGACCGCGTTGTCGGTGGACCACGTCGCTCCGGCAAGGTGATTTCCGAGAAGGAAAAGAAGGTCACCGCCTACCACGAAGGTGGACACACCCTGTCCGCATGGGCGTTGGAAGACATCGAGCGCGTCTACAAGGTCACCATCTTGGCCCGCGGTCGCACCGGCGGTCACGCCATGACTGCCCAAGAAGATGACAAGGGCATGTACAACCGCAACGAATTGTTCGCCCGCCTGGTCTTTGCCATGGGTGGACGCTCCGCGGAAGAACTAGTCTTCGGCGAACCCACCACCGGCGCCTCCGCCGATATTGAAATGGCCACCAAGATCGCCCGATCCATGGTGACCGAATATGGCATGTCCCCAGCTGTCGGCATGGTGAAATACGGCCAAGAACAGGGCGACCCATTCTCCGGACGCGGTGGCGGTGGAAACTTGGACCACTCCCAAGAAGTCGCAGCAACCATCGACACCGAAGTCCAGTTCCTCCTGGACAAAGCCCATGAAGTGTCCTACTCCATCCTGGCTGAATACCGCGACCACCTGGACCGCCTCGCGGAAAAACTCCTGGAAAAGGAAACCCTGCGACGCCCAGACCTCGAAGCGCTTTTCGACGACATCGTCCCACGCAAGGTCGCCGAAGTCTTCCCCGACGAGTCCACACGATTCCCTCGCCAAGAAAACCGCGAACCAGTAAAAACCCCAGTGGAGCTCGCACTGGAACGTGGCGAAGAACCACCAAAGAAGTTCTCCATTCTTGAGGCCTCCCGCGCAACCCGCGAACGCCGTCGCAAGGAATTGGAAGCTCAGGGTAAGTTGCCGGTGCAGCCTGCGTCTTCTGCCGGCGTGGCACCTGCGGCCGGAGCAGCTGCCGGATCCTATGGCACCCCACCTCCAGCTGATTGGAGCGTGCCCGGTTCCGCTGGAAAGCACCGCTCACGTGCAGAAGAACAGCCAGCTGAGCAGGGCTTCCCGGCTCAGACCCCGGCACAAGCTCCTGAGCAGTCCCCTGATTCAAGTGGCGGCCGCCCCAACCCTTACGCGACTCCAACCGCATCCGGTGAGCACCCTGGTATGAAGGCCTATGGCTTCGGCGATTCCGAACTCATGGACCAATCAACAGGTGCGGAACATACCCCAGGTAACGTTTCACAGGAATCCCCAACCGAAATGATCGGGTTCCGTTTGCCGGATCATGAACGTTCGGACTACCCAGAAAAGGCGCAAAAAGAGTCGGTGCTGGATGCTTCTGAAACCACAGAAATGCCTGTCGTTCCAGATCAGCCCATCGATGGTGATTCCGGGAAGTCCGCTGAGGGCACACAGGAGAATCCGGAAAATGAAGGAGACAACCGTGGATAA
- the hpt gene encoding hypoxanthine phosphoribosyltransferase, which translates to MADHKDLNVPANPYGTDIESVLISEEKLKQRIAEMAKRVSEEFKDAEEDLILVCVLKGAFYFLADFSRMLDIPTQSEFMAVSSYGNSTSSSGVVRILKDLDKEIEGRDVLIVEDIIDSGLTLSWLMRNLKNRNPKSLNVITLLRKPERLTTNIDMFDIGFDIPNEFVVGYGLDFAERYRDLPYVGTLEPHVYSD; encoded by the coding sequence ATGGCCGACCACAAAGATCTCAATGTTCCAGCCAACCCATACGGCACCGACATTGAATCAGTATTGATCAGCGAAGAGAAGCTCAAGCAGCGCATCGCCGAAATGGCCAAGCGCGTCTCCGAAGAGTTCAAAGACGCCGAAGAAGACCTCATCCTGGTGTGCGTGCTCAAGGGCGCGTTCTACTTCCTGGCAGATTTCTCCCGCATGCTCGACATCCCCACCCAGTCCGAGTTCATGGCGGTGTCCTCTTACGGAAACTCCACCTCCTCTTCAGGCGTGGTGCGCATCCTCAAGGACCTGGACAAGGAAATTGAAGGCCGCGACGTTTTGATCGTGGAAGACATCATCGATTCCGGACTGACCCTGTCCTGGCTGATGCGCAACCTGAAAAACCGCAACCCTAAGTCCCTCAACGTGATCACCTTGCTGCGTAAGCCAGAGCGCCTGACCACCAACATCGACATGTTCGACATTGGATTTGATATTCCAAATGAGTTTGTTGTGGGCTACGGACTTGATTTCGCAGAACGCTACCGCGACCTGCCATATGTGGGCACCCTCGAGCCTCACGTGTACTCCGACTAG
- the folE gene encoding GTP cyclohydrolase I FolE, with protein MKETTVDNHAAVREFDEERATAAIRELLIAVGEDPDREGLLETPARVARAYKETFAGLHEDPTTVLEKTFSEGHEELVLVREIPIYSMCEHHLVPFFGVAHIGYIPGKSGKVTGLSKLARLADMFAKRPQVQERLTSQIADALVEKLDAQAVAVVIEAEHLCMAMRGIRKPGAVTTTSAVRGGFKNNAASRAEVFSLIRGH; from the coding sequence ATGAAGGAGACAACCGTGGATAACCACGCTGCAGTTCGCGAGTTCGATGAGGAGCGCGCAACAGCTGCGATTCGTGAGTTGCTCATCGCTGTGGGTGAGGATCCAGATCGCGAAGGCCTGTTGGAAACCCCAGCTCGAGTGGCTAGGGCGTACAAGGAAACTTTCGCGGGTCTGCATGAGGATCCCACCACTGTGCTGGAGAAGACGTTCTCTGAGGGCCATGAAGAGTTGGTTCTGGTTCGTGAGATCCCGATTTACTCCATGTGTGAGCACCACTTGGTGCCGTTCTTTGGCGTGGCGCACATTGGTTACATTCCGGGTAAGTCCGGCAAGGTGACTGGCCTGTCCAAGCTGGCGCGTTTAGCGGATATGTTTGCTAAGCGACCTCAGGTTCAGGAGCGCTTGACCTCCCAAATTGCGGATGCTCTCGTCGAAAAGCTTGATGCCCAGGCCGTGGCCGTGGTGATTGAAGCTGAGCACCTGTGCATGGCCATGCGCGGAATCCGTAAGCCTGGTGCTGTGACCACGACGTCTGCGGTGCGCGGCGGTTTTAAGAACAACGCTGCCTCCCGCGCTGAGGTGTTCTCCCTGATTCGGGGGCACTAA
- the folK gene encoding 2-amino-4-hydroxy-6-hydroxymethyldihydropteridine diphosphokinase, translated as MHAVLSIGSNMDDRYALLNTVIEEFKDEIVAQSAIYSTPPWGIEDQDEFLNAVLVVEVEETPIELLRRGQKLEEAAERVRVRKWGPRTLDVDIVQIIKDGEEILSEDPELTLPHPWAWQRAFVLIPWLEAEPDAVLHGTTIAEHVDNLDPTDIEGVTKI; from the coding sequence ATGCATGCAGTTTTGTCCATCGGTTCCAACATGGATGATCGCTACGCGCTGCTCAACACAGTGATCGAGGAATTCAAAGATGAGATCGTGGCGCAGTCTGCGATCTACTCAACCCCACCGTGGGGCATTGAGGATCAGGATGAATTCCTCAACGCAGTGCTCGTTGTTGAGGTTGAAGAAACCCCCATCGAGTTGCTGCGCCGTGGCCAAAAACTCGAAGAAGCCGCCGAGCGGGTCCGCGTCCGCAAATGGGGGCCACGCACCCTCGATGTGGATATCGTGCAGATCATTAAAGATGGGGAAGAGATCCTTTCTGAGGATCCCGAACTGACCTTGCCACACCCTTGGGCTTGGCAGCGTGCCTTCGTGTTGATCCCTTGGTTGGAAGCAGAACCTGATGCCGTCCTGCACGGCACGACCATTGCAGAACATGTGGATAATCTTGATCCCACAGACATTGAAGGTGTCACCAAGATTTAA